GTTGCAGCTTGCCCTGTTCGACAAGCTGCATGCAGGCGGTGGCGGTAATGGCCTTGGTCATCGACGCGAGCCAGAAGACCGAGTCCGGACCGATCGGCGCGCCGGTGCGAATATCGGTCGCGCCGGCCGATCCTTCGTAGACGAGCCCGCGCTGCGTCGCGCCCAGTGCGACGACGCCCGCAACCACACCATTTTCAACCGAGCGCTGCAGGCATTGGTCGATCGATGCATACGCGGAGCCGGCGTGCCGCACTGCCTCCGCGCGCTTGGGCGCCTGCGCCGATGCCGCGTGCGCGCTTCGATCCGTCAGCGCGCCCCATGTCGCGGCGGCCGCCATACCCACCGCCCCTTTGAGCAGGCGCCGGCGATTCATTCCATCTCTCATCTATTTTCTCCAGAGCGTTTGTGCTGTGTATCCGGATTCGGTACCGATGCGACGGAATTCTGGAGAGGCGGCAGCAGAAGAAACATGCCCGGAAGGACACTAGAAAAGTGACGAAGCGTCACGAATGGGCACGTGACCCGGAATAACAGCTATCGCATGGCTGTTCCAGTCTATAGGCCGGTTTCGCGCGCGTGAGCTGATGTAGCGCGCCGCGGCCCCTGGTGTCGGTTTCCGACTGTCCGCCTGATGGAGCCCATGCGATGCAATTCAGCGATTTCTCGAACGCTGCGTTCTTTACCAACCCTTATCCCCTCTATGACGAAATGCGCGCCGCCGGGCCGCTCGTCAAACTCTCCCCGGGGCTGTACGTAACCGGGCAGTATTCGGTTGTGCACGATTTGCTGTTCGACCGGCGTTTCGGCAAAGGCATCGAGGCCAGTGTGAAGGCCCGATACGGCGAGAACGCCGTCGAGCAGCCAATTTTTCGCATGGCGCGTCACATGCTGGCCGGGCTGAACCCGCCGGTCCATACGCGAGTACGCGCCCTGCTGATGAAGTCATTTACGGCTCGCCAGCTGGAGCGCTTTCGTCAGGCGTCGCACGACATTTCGCATCGTCTTGCCGATGCGCTCATCGCCAGCGATGAACCGGATGTGATCCGCGACTTTGCATTTCCGCTGCCTATGCAGATCATTTGCACGATCATGAACATCCCGCTGGAAGATGCGCCGATGATAAAGCAGCTAACCGACAATGCATCCAGCGTGCTCGATGTCAATCTCATGAGCCCGGAGCAGCTTCAGAAGGCTAACGATTCGGTGCTCGAACTGCACCGGTATTTCACGGTGCTATTCGAGGCACGCAGGCGAAACCCTGGCGACGACCTCATATCGCAAATGGTTGCGGCCGAGGAAAACGGCGACGTGATGACGAACGAGGAACTTTTCGCGAACGTTCTTCTTCTGTTTGTGGCCGGTCATGAAACCACGACCAACATCATTGGCAACTCGCTGGTTTCCTTGCACCGGCATCCGGAACAATTGATTCTCGCCAGGTCGAATCCGGCCATGCTGCCGAATGTCATCATGGAATGTATGCGCCATGAAACGTCGGTTCAATCGACCATGCGTGTCGCGCTCGAAGATGCGGAAGTCGAGGGCGTTCAGATCGCTCGCGGCGATGTGGTGTTCGTCTGGCTCGGCTCGGCGCATCGTGATCCCGGCATGTTCGTCGAGCCGGACAGATTGAAGATCGACAGATCGTTCAAGGATGTCAAAATACTGAGCTTCGGCGGCGGCCTGCACTTTTGCCTTGGCGCGCGGCTTGCATCGATGGAGATCGAAGCTGCGCTGGGCACGCTGTTTTCCCGGCTGCCGGACATGCGCATTACCAATCTC
The genomic region above belongs to Paraburkholderia edwinii and contains:
- a CDS encoding cytochrome P450, giving the protein MQFSDFSNAAFFTNPYPLYDEMRAAGPLVKLSPGLYVTGQYSVVHDLLFDRRFGKGIEASVKARYGENAVEQPIFRMARHMLAGLNPPVHTRVRALLMKSFTARQLERFRQASHDISHRLADALIASDEPDVIRDFAFPLPMQIICTIMNIPLEDAPMIKQLTDNASSVLDVNLMSPEQLQKANDSVLELHRYFTVLFEARRRNPGDDLISQMVAAEENGDVMTNEELFANVLLLFVAGHETTTNIIGNSLVSLHRHPEQLILARSNPAMLPNVIMECMRHETSVQSTMRVALEDAEVEGVQIARGDVVFVWLGSAHRDPGMFVEPDRLKIDRSFKDVKILSFGGGLHFCLGARLASMEIEAALGTLFSRLPDMRITNLDDLHWHKRSQLRGVESLQIAPS